The following proteins are encoded in a genomic region of Pseudomonas saponiphila:
- the mdtD gene encoding multidrug transporter subunit MdtD has translation MPERSPLDATTARWLPWVVAIAFFMQSLDGTILNTALPAMAQDLAEDPLRMQGVIIAYMLTVALLIPASGWIADRFGTKKIFFGAILLFSVGSLLCALSNTLSQLIGARVIQGLGGALMLPVGRLVVLRAYPRSELVRIMGFITIPGLLGPLIGPTMGGWMVQYLTWHWIFLINLPVGAVGCYAVWRFIPDLRGSERTRFDGLGFVLFGAAMVLITIAMEGLGELHLPHLRVMLLLFGGLACLAAYWLRAGHVDNPLFAPSLFKVRTFAVGILGNLFARLGSGALPFLVPLLLQVALGYSPSQAGMSMLPLAAAAMFAKSIARPLIERLGYRIVLTGNTLALGLMLASMGLVSEQTPYPLLLAMLAVLGAINSLQFTAMNTVTLIDLDDAAASSGNSLLSVVAQLSLSLGVACAGALLGGFTAQVGNDGVDTVLGAFQLTFLTVGIMAMLAAAIFLQLSPSDGRRARKVEEQHIEH, from the coding sequence ATGCCCGAACGCTCGCCGCTCGATGCCACCACTGCCCGCTGGCTGCCCTGGGTAGTGGCCATCGCCTTCTTCATGCAGTCCCTGGACGGCACCATCCTCAACACCGCGCTGCCGGCCATGGCCCAGGACCTGGCGGAGGACCCGCTGCGCATGCAGGGGGTGATCATCGCCTACATGCTCACCGTGGCCCTGCTGATCCCGGCCTCGGGCTGGATCGCCGACCGCTTCGGCACCAAGAAGATCTTCTTCGGCGCCATCTTGCTGTTCAGCGTCGGTTCGCTGCTGTGCGCCCTGTCCAACACCCTGAGCCAACTGATCGGCGCCCGGGTGATCCAGGGCCTGGGCGGGGCACTGATGCTGCCGGTGGGGCGGCTGGTGGTGCTGCGGGCCTACCCGCGCTCGGAGCTGGTACGGATCATGGGCTTCATTACCATTCCGGGGCTTCTGGGGCCGTTGATCGGCCCGACCATGGGCGGCTGGATGGTGCAGTACCTGACCTGGCACTGGATTTTCCTGATCAACCTGCCGGTGGGCGCCGTGGGCTGCTACGCGGTATGGCGCTTCATTCCCGATCTGCGGGGCAGCGAACGCACGCGCTTCGACGGCCTGGGCTTCGTGCTGTTCGGCGCGGCGATGGTGCTGATCACCATCGCCATGGAAGGCCTGGGTGAACTGCACTTGCCGCACCTGCGGGTGATGTTGTTGCTGTTCGGCGGCCTGGCCTGCCTGGCGGCCTACTGGTTGCGGGCCGGACATGTCGACAATCCGCTGTTCGCCCCGTCGCTGTTCAAGGTCCGAACCTTTGCCGTGGGCATCCTCGGCAACCTGTTCGCGCGCCTGGGCAGCGGCGCCCTGCCGTTCCTGGTGCCGCTGCTGCTGCAGGTGGCCCTGGGCTATTCACCGTCCCAGGCGGGGATGAGCATGCTGCCCCTGGCGGCCGCGGCCATGTTCGCCAAATCCATCGCCCGGCCACTGATCGAGCGCCTGGGCTACCGCATCGTGCTCACCGGCAACACCCTGGCCCTGGGCCTGATGCTGGCGAGCATGGGGCTGGTCAGCGAACAGACGCCCTACCCGCTGCTGCTGGCCATGCTGGCGGTACTGGGAGCGATCAACTCGCTGCAGTTCACGGCCATGAACACCGTGACCCTGATCGACCTCGACGATGCCGCCGCCAGCAGCGGCAACAGCCTGCTGTCGGTGGTGGCGCAACTGTCCCTGAGCCTCGGGGTCGCCTGTGCCGGTGCGCTGCTAGGTGGTTTCACTGCACAAGTGGGCAATGACGGCGTGGACACCGTGCTCGGGGCCTTCCAGCTGACCTTCCTCACCGTGGGCATCATGGCGATGCTGGCGGCGGCGATCTTCCTCCAGCTGTCGCCCAGCGATGGCCGCCGCGCACGCAAGGTCGAGGAACAGCACATCGAGCACTGA
- the betB gene encoding betaine-aldehyde dehydrogenase has product MARFGLQKLYIDGGYTDAGSDATFDAINPANGEVLAQVQRATFDDVERAVVSAEKGQKIWAAMTAMERSRILRRAVDILRERNDELAALETLDTGKAFSETKYVDIVTGADVLEYYAGLVPAIEGEQIPLRTTSFVYTRREPLGVVAGIGAWNYPIQIALWKSAPALAAGNAMIFKPSEVTSLTTLKLAEIYTEAGVPAGVFNVLTGSGREVGTWLTEHPRIEKVSFTGGTDTGKKVMASASSSSLKDVTMELGGKSPLIIFDDADLDRAADTAMMANFYSSGQVCTNGTRVFVPSHLKAAFEAKIAERVARIRIGNPEDENTNFGPLVSFQHMESVLGYIAKGKAEGARVLCGGERLTDGEFAKGAFVAPTVFTDCSDDMTIVREEIFGPVMAILTYETEEEVIRRANDTDFGLAAGIVTKDLNRAHRVIHQLEAGICWINAWGESDAKMPVGGYKQSGVGRENGISSLNNFTRIKSVQVELGDYSSVF; this is encoded by the coding sequence ATGGCCCGTTTCGGACTGCAAAAACTCTACATCGACGGCGGCTACACCGATGCCGGCAGCGACGCTACCTTCGATGCCATCAACCCGGCCAACGGTGAAGTTCTCGCACAAGTGCAACGTGCGACCTTTGATGACGTGGAACGCGCCGTGGTCAGCGCCGAAAAAGGCCAGAAGATCTGGGCCGCCATGACCGCCATGGAGCGCTCGCGCATCCTGCGTCGCGCCGTGGACATCCTCCGCGAGCGCAATGACGAACTGGCCGCTCTGGAAACCCTGGACACCGGCAAGGCCTTCTCCGAAACCAAATACGTGGACATCGTCACCGGCGCCGACGTGCTGGAATACTACGCTGGCCTGGTTCCAGCCATCGAAGGCGAGCAGATCCCGCTGCGCACCACGTCCTTCGTCTACACCCGCCGCGAGCCGCTGGGCGTGGTCGCCGGCATCGGCGCCTGGAACTACCCGATCCAGATCGCCCTGTGGAAATCCGCGCCAGCCCTGGCCGCCGGTAACGCAATGATCTTCAAGCCCAGCGAAGTGACCTCGCTGACCACCCTGAAACTGGCCGAGATCTACACCGAAGCCGGCGTACCGGCCGGCGTGTTCAACGTTCTGACCGGCAGCGGCCGTGAAGTCGGTACCTGGCTGACCGAGCACCCGCGCATCGAGAAAGTCTCCTTCACCGGCGGCACCGACACCGGCAAGAAGGTCATGGCCAGCGCTTCCAGCTCGTCGCTCAAAGACGTGACCATGGAATTGGGCGGCAAGTCGCCGCTGATCATCTTCGACGACGCCGACCTGGATCGCGCCGCCGACACCGCGATGATGGCCAACTTCTACAGCTCCGGTCAGGTCTGCACCAACGGCACTCGGGTGTTCGTACCGAGCCACCTGAAAGCCGCTTTCGAAGCCAAGATCGCCGAGCGCGTGGCGCGCATCCGTATCGGCAACCCGGAAGACGAAAACACCAACTTCGGCCCGCTGGTCAGCTTCCAGCACATGGAAAGCGTGCTGGGCTACATCGCCAAGGGCAAGGCAGAAGGTGCCCGCGTACTGTGCGGCGGCGAGCGCCTGACCGACGGCGAATTCGCCAAGGGTGCCTTCGTGGCACCAACCGTATTCACCGACTGCAGCGACGACATGACCATCGTCCGTGAAGAAATCTTCGGCCCGGTGATGGCGATCCTGACTTACGAAACCGAGGAAGAAGTGATCCGCCGTGCCAACGACACCGACTTCGGCCTGGCCGCCGGTATCGTCACCAAGGATCTGAACCGCGCCCACCGCGTGATTCATCAGCTCGAAGCCGGTATCTGCTGGATCAACGCCTGGGGCGAATCCGACGCCAAGATGCCGGTTGGCGGCTACAAGCAGTCGGGTGTTGGCCGTGAGAACGGCATCAGCTCGCTGAACAACTTCACCCGCATCAAGTCGGTGCAGGTCGAACTCGGCGACTACAGCTCAGTATTCTGA
- a CDS encoding TldD/PmbA family protein has protein sequence MTRTMNQAQQFKDLVHWLQEAIRAPEQFTLSYSAEASEFIRFNHAKVRQAGQVQQASLRFKLIDDGRHADLDITLSNDPEVDRQRLAEGLQQLRDTLPLLPADPYLMLNHSQWQSHHVQEHPLPGSEQVVAQIGRAAAGLDLVGIYAAGPISRGFASSAGAFGWHQANSFNFDFSLFHANGEAVKASYAGHAWDSDAFAQRFDQARRQLEFLGRPLRTLAPGQYRAYLAPAALEEIMGMLAWGGFSAQSIASKHSPLQKLYAGDAALSPLIALDEQVSGSLSPAFSDEGYPRSDLSLIARGAANERLINSRSAAEYDLSSNGAGSGEYPSALNMAAGQLPQQEILKQLGTGLYISNLWYLNYSDLPAARLTGMTRFATFWVENGEIQAPVSTMRFDDSVYSLLGSQLEALTEQRELLLSASTYGQRQTASMHLPGALVSRLTLTL, from the coding sequence ATGACCAGGACGATGAATCAGGCCCAGCAGTTCAAGGATCTGGTGCACTGGCTGCAGGAGGCAATCAGGGCGCCGGAGCAGTTCACCCTCAGCTACTCGGCCGAAGCCTCGGAGTTCATCCGCTTCAACCACGCCAAGGTGCGCCAGGCCGGGCAGGTGCAACAGGCCAGCCTGCGTTTCAAGCTGATCGATGATGGCCGTCACGCCGACCTGGACATCACCCTGAGCAATGACCCCGAGGTCGATCGCCAGCGCCTGGCCGAGGGCTTGCAACAGTTGCGGGACACCCTGCCGTTACTACCGGCGGACCCCTACCTGATGCTCAACCACAGCCAGTGGCAATCCCATCACGTACAGGAACACCCGCTGCCCGGCAGCGAACAGGTGGTGGCGCAGATCGGCCGCGCGGCGGCAGGCCTGGATCTGGTGGGCATCTACGCCGCCGGCCCCATCAGCCGCGGCTTCGCCAGCTCCGCCGGGGCTTTCGGCTGGCACCAGGCCAATAGCTTCAATTTCGACTTCAGCCTGTTCCACGCCAACGGCGAAGCGGTGAAGGCCAGCTATGCCGGACACGCCTGGGACAGCGACGCCTTCGCCCAGCGCTTCGATCAGGCCCGCCGGCAGTTGGAGTTCCTCGGCCGCCCGCTGCGTACCCTGGCGCCCGGGCAGTACCGGGCCTACCTGGCTCCGGCGGCCCTGGAGGAAATCATGGGCATGCTGGCCTGGGGCGGCTTCTCGGCCCAATCGATTGCCAGCAAGCACAGCCCCTTGCAGAAACTCTATGCCGGCGACGCCGCCCTGAGCCCGCTGATAGCCCTCGACGAACAGGTCAGCGGCTCCCTGAGCCCGGCGTTTTCCGACGAAGGCTACCCGCGCAGCGACCTGTCGCTGATCGCCCGGGGCGCGGCCAATGAGCGCTTGATCAACTCCCGCAGCGCCGCCGAATACGACCTGAGCAGCAATGGCGCCGGCAGCGGCGAATACCCCAGCGCGCTGAACATGGCGGCGGGCCAATTGCCCCAGCAGGAGATCCTCAAGCAATTGGGCACCGGCCTGTACATCAGCAACCTCTGGTACCTGAACTACTCGGACCTGCCGGCGGCGCGCCTGACCGGCATGACCCGCTTCGCCACCTTCTGGGTGGAAAACGGCGAGATCCAGGCCCCGGTCAGCACCATGCGTTTCGACGACAGCGTCTACAGCCTGCTGGGTTCGCAACTGGAAGCGCTGACCGAACAGCGGGAGCTGCTGCTGTCGGCCAGTACCTACGGCCAGCGTCAGACCGCCTCGATGCACCTGCCCGGAGCACTGGTCAGCCGCCTGACCCTGACCTTGTAG
- a CDS encoding TldD/PmbA family protein — protein MFDFHPQLKQRFAALRTGAEFFSLRYVRESNQYLSVRKNIAEPPSLGRDEGAMLTVRVRGVEAYAATNDLSPRGLQAALDRAEQQARVIAAHALLDLRAQPVSSHRADYLSPNLEQAFPSLSDCYQLLGDESASVPKDERLVNWQVGIGVTQVEQIYLNSAGAELRQAQRFVYPGLDVTAYDGSDSQTRSLGRENFGQQGAGDVISRCGLLGAAPRVADQALQLLLAPNTPQGQRDLLLMPDQMMLQIHESIGHPLELDRILGDERNYAGTSFVKQEDFGRLQYGSSLLNVTFDPQIPEELASYGHDDDGTAASKQFLIREGLLVRPLGGALSQYRSGLDGVANSRASSWNRAPIDRMANLNVEPGDQPLERLIGQIENGILMSTNRSWSIDDARNKFQFGCEWGQLIENGELKGVVKNPNYRGISAQFWRNLSAVGDRSTFQVLGTPNCGKGEPNQVIRVGHASPACVFSKIDVFGGDA, from the coding sequence ATGTTCGACTTTCACCCCCAGCTCAAGCAGCGCTTCGCTGCCTTGCGCACGGGCGCCGAATTCTTTTCCCTGCGCTATGTGCGCGAGTCGAACCAGTACCTGTCGGTACGCAAGAACATTGCCGAACCACCGAGCCTGGGCCGTGACGAAGGGGCGATGCTGACCGTGCGGGTACGTGGCGTAGAAGCCTATGCCGCCACCAACGACCTGTCGCCGCGCGGCCTGCAAGCGGCCCTCGACCGCGCCGAGCAACAGGCCCGGGTGATTGCCGCCCATGCCCTGCTGGACCTGCGCGCGCAGCCGGTGTCCAGCCACCGTGCGGACTACCTGTCGCCGAACCTGGAGCAAGCTTTCCCGTCCCTCAGCGATTGCTACCAGTTACTGGGCGACGAGTCGGCCTCGGTGCCCAAGGATGAACGCCTGGTGAACTGGCAGGTGGGCATCGGCGTGACCCAGGTCGAGCAGATCTACCTCAACAGCGCCGGCGCCGAGCTGCGCCAGGCCCAGCGTTTCGTCTACCCGGGCCTGGACGTGACCGCCTACGACGGCAGCGACAGCCAGACCCGCAGCCTGGGACGGGAGAATTTCGGCCAGCAGGGCGCCGGCGATGTGATCAGCCGCTGCGGCCTGCTGGGGGCCGCGCCCCGGGTGGCCGACCAGGCCCTGCAACTGCTGCTGGCGCCGAACACCCCGCAAGGCCAGCGGGACCTGCTGCTGATGCCGGACCAGATGATGCTGCAGATCCACGAATCCATCGGCCACCCCCTGGAGCTGGACCGCATTCTCGGCGACGAACGCAACTACGCCGGCACCAGCTTCGTCAAACAGGAAGACTTCGGCCGCCTGCAATATGGCTCGTCCCTGCTCAACGTGACCTTCGACCCACAGATTCCCGAGGAGCTGGCCAGCTACGGCCATGACGACGACGGCACCGCGGCGAGCAAGCAGTTCCTGATTCGCGAGGGCCTGCTGGTGCGTCCCCTGGGCGGCGCCTTGTCGCAATACCGCAGCGGCCTCGATGGCGTTGCCAACAGCCGCGCCAGCAGTTGGAACCGCGCACCGATCGACCGCATGGCCAACCTCAACGTCGAACCCGGCGACCAGCCACTGGAACGCCTGATCGGCCAGATCGAAAACGGCATCCTGATGTCCACCAACCGCTCCTGGTCCATCGACGATGCGCGCAACAAGTTTCAGTTCGGCTGCGAATGGGGCCAACTGATCGAAAACGGCGAGCTCAAGGGCGTGGTCAAGAACCCCAACTACCGGGGCATTTCCGCGCAGTTCTGGCGCAACCTCAGCGCGGTGGGCGATCGCAGCACCTTCCAGGTCCTGGGCACGCCCAACTGCGGCAAGGGCGAGCCCAACCAGGTGATCCGCGTCGGCCATGCTTCGCCGGCCTGCGTGTTCAGCAAGATTGACGTATTCGGAGGAGACGCCTGA
- the betA gene encoding choline dehydrogenase, with translation MAQEFDYIIVGAGSAGNTLATRLTEDEGVTVLLLEAGGPDYRFDFRTQMPAALAFPLQGRRYNWAYETDPEPHMDGRRMECGRGKGLGGSSLINGMCYIRGNAMDYDGWAKLPGLEDWTYLDCLPYFRKAETRDIGPNDYHGGEGPVSVTTPKAGNNPLFHAMVEAGVQAGYPRTEDLNGYQQEGFGPMDRTVTPKGRRSSTARGYLDIAKKRSTLTIVTHALTDKIIFEGKRAVGVSYLQGSTEERVEARARKEVIVSSGAIASPQLLQRSGVGPRALLESLDIPVVHDLPGVGENLQDHLELYLQYACTQPVSLYPSLLWWNQPAIGAEWLFNGTGIGASNQFEAGGFIRTRPEFAWPNIQYHFLPVAINYNGSNGVKEHGFQAHMGSMRSPSRGRVQLKSKDPRQHPSILFNYMATEQDWQEFRDGIRLTREIMQQPALDAFRGREISPGIEVQTDEQLDKFIREHAETAFHPSCSCKMGTDDMAVVDGQGRVHGMQGLRVVDASIMPIITTGNLNAPTIMMAEKIADKIRGRQPLPRSKADYYVAGDAPVRGKPLRDVTATAQ, from the coding sequence ATGGCCCAAGAATTCGATTACATCATTGTGGGTGCCGGCTCGGCCGGTAACACCCTGGCGACCCGTCTGACTGAAGACGAAGGCGTCACCGTCCTGCTGCTGGAAGCCGGCGGCCCGGACTACCGTTTCGACTTCCGGACCCAGATGCCGGCGGCACTGGCCTTCCCTCTGCAAGGCCGGCGCTACAACTGGGCCTACGAAACCGACCCGGAGCCACACATGGACGGTCGGCGCATGGAGTGCGGTCGCGGCAAGGGCCTGGGCGGCTCGTCGCTGATCAACGGCATGTGCTACATCCGCGGCAACGCCATGGACTATGACGGCTGGGCCAAACTGCCAGGCCTGGAAGACTGGACCTACCTGGATTGCCTACCGTATTTCCGCAAGGCGGAAACCCGTGACATCGGCCCCAACGACTACCACGGTGGCGAAGGCCCGGTCAGCGTGACCACGCCCAAGGCCGGCAACAACCCGCTGTTCCACGCCATGGTCGAAGCCGGCGTGCAGGCCGGGTACCCGCGTACCGAAGACCTGAACGGCTACCAGCAGGAAGGCTTCGGCCCGATGGACCGTACCGTGACCCCCAAAGGCCGTCGCTCCAGCACTGCCCGTGGCTACCTGGACATCGCCAAGAAGCGTTCGACCCTGACCATCGTCACCCACGCCCTGACCGACAAGATCATCTTCGAGGGCAAGCGCGCCGTGGGCGTGAGCTACCTGCAAGGCAGCACCGAAGAGCGCGTGGAAGCCCGCGCCCGCAAGGAAGTGATCGTCAGCTCCGGCGCCATCGCCTCGCCGCAACTGCTGCAACGCTCCGGCGTCGGCCCGCGGGCCCTGCTGGAAAGCCTGGACATCCCGGTGGTTCACGACCTGCCGGGCGTCGGCGAGAACCTGCAGGACCACCTGGAGCTGTACCTGCAATACGCCTGCACCCAGCCTGTCTCGCTGTACCCATCGCTGCTGTGGTGGAACCAGCCGGCCATCGGTGCCGAGTGGCTGTTCAACGGCACTGGCATCGGCGCCAGCAACCAGTTCGAAGCCGGCGGTTTCATCCGCACCCGTCCGGAATTCGCCTGGCCGAACATCCAGTACCACTTCCTGCCGGTGGCGATTAACTACAACGGCAGCAACGGTGTGAAAGAGCACGGTTTCCAGGCGCACATGGGCTCCATGCGCTCGCCGAGCCGTGGTCGCGTGCAGCTCAAGTCCAAGGACCCGCGCCAGCACCCGAGCATCCTCTTCAACTACATGGCCACCGAGCAGGACTGGCAGGAATTCCGCGACGGCATCCGCCTGACCCGGGAAATCATGCAGCAGCCGGCCCTGGACGCCTTCCGCGGTCGCGAGATCAGCCCGGGTATCGAAGTGCAAACCGATGAGCAACTGGACAAGTTCATCCGCGAGCACGCCGAGACCGCGTTCCACCCATCCTGCTCGTGCAAGATGGGCACCGACGACATGGCGGTAGTCGACGGCCAGGGTCGCGTGCACGGCATGCAGGGCCTGCGCGTGGTGGATGCCTCGATCATGCCGATCATCACCACCGGCAACCTCAACGCGCCGACCATCATGATGGCCGAGAAAATCGCCGACAAGATCCGTGGCCGTCAGCCGCTGCCCCGCAGCAAGGCCGACTACTACGTAGCCGGCGACGCTCCGGTACGTGGCAAGCCACTGCGCGACGTCACAGCGACCGCTCAGTAA
- the betI gene encoding transcriptional regulator BetI has translation MPKVGMQPIRRQQLIEATLQAVDQVGMGDASIALIARLAGVSNGIISHYFRDKNGLIAATMGYIMSMLNEGVRARRQALTDDSPRAHLKVIIEGNFDASQVNGPAMKTWLAFWASSMHQPDLHRLQRINDHRLYSNLCCQFRRALPLYHARKAARGLAALIDGLWLRGALSGDAFDTDQAIRIAYEYMDLQLAKQDRQSTKETLGP, from the coding sequence ATGCCCAAGGTCGGTATGCAACCCATACGCCGCCAGCAATTGATCGAAGCCACGCTGCAAGCGGTCGATCAGGTCGGAATGGGGGACGCCAGCATTGCGCTGATCGCCCGTTTGGCCGGTGTTTCGAACGGCATCATCAGTCACTACTTTCGGGACAAGAACGGCCTGATCGCAGCGACGATGGGTTACATCATGAGCATGCTCAACGAAGGCGTCAGAGCACGCCGCCAGGCCCTGACGGACGACAGCCCGCGCGCTCACCTGAAAGTGATCATCGAGGGCAACTTCGATGCCAGCCAGGTGAACGGCCCGGCAATGAAAACCTGGTTGGCCTTCTGGGCTTCCAGCATGCACCAGCCCGATTTGCACAGGTTGCAGCGGATCAACGACCACCGCTTGTATTCCAACCTGTGTTGCCAGTTCCGCCGTGCCCTGCCGCTCTACCATGCGCGCAAGGCAGCCCGCGGCCTGGCGGCCTTGATCGACGGTTTGTGGCTGCGTGGTGCCTTGTCGGGTGATGCATTCGACACCGACCAGGCGATACGGATCGCTTACGAATACATGGATCTACAACTGGCTAAGCAGGATCGCCAGAGCACAAAAGAGACGCTCGGCCCCTGA